A single genomic interval of Aedes aegypti strain LVP_AGWG chromosome 1, AaegL5.0 Primary Assembly, whole genome shotgun sequence harbors:
- the LOC5576593 gene encoding uncharacterized protein LOC5576593, protein MKRKHWGSFQDGSDKKKELSSTEIILPMTKMEKFQQIKLPYTITRDTRLPLKNPLVTQTVEVMNQTEMIQTLIDTYSTKSGYSYILNPCQLMPNIDFPPANTADLCRNEKITRPFWFVHPHDSKFTRGEPKNYPKLTRPVLMQVHRKVICGLLRVAGFSEINESALIMMVDGIDQYMRMLCEAMRDVLISEGREIESALDILTLEKGYHSVTKRSVTSLHNYYKELGNKNKNEIKEFKDIFQEYDKLLQENHMSAAQSMQSSSSRVGEIKEEDYMSFLDPGQSQSSQGGANMSGMADGTSAINIISFLNGEGAGSGLKDILDGSLLESTRDSALEHTGQQHSQESFHSES, encoded by the exons ATGAAACGAAAACATTGGGGCTCCTTCCAGGATGGGAGCGACAAGAAAAAGGAACTGTCCAGCACCGAGATTATCCTACCCATGACGAAGATGGAAAAATTCCAGCAGATCAAACTTCCGTACACCATCACCAGGGATACACG GCTTCCGTTGAAAAACCCTCTGGTTACCCAGACAGTCGAAGTGATGAACCAGACTGAGATGATCCAAACCCTCATCGACACATATTCCACCAAGTCCGGCTACAGTTACATACTGAATCCGTGCCAATTGATGCCGAATATTGACTTCCCACCGGCCAATACAGCTGACCTGTGCAGGAATGAGAAAATCACCCGCCCTTTCTGGTTCGTTCATCCACACGATAGTAAATTTACGCGTGGAGAACCGAAAAACTATCCCAAATTGACCCGACCTGTGCTGATGCAAGTGCACCGGAAGGTTATCTGTGGTTTGCTAAGGGTGGCCGGATTTTCCGAGATCAACGAGTCGGCCCTTATCATGATGGTCGATGGCATAGATCAGTACATGAGGATGCTTTGTGAGGCGATGCGCGACGTTCTGATTAGCGAAGGTCGCGAAATTGAGTCCGCCCTGGATATATTGACTCTGGAGAAAGGCTACCATTCGGTGACCAAACGAAGCGTGACCAGTTTGCACAACTACTACAAAGAGCTGggaaacaagaacaagaacgAAATAAAAGAGTTCAAGGACATCTTCCAGGAGTATGATAAGCTGCTTCAGGAGAATCACATGTCGGCAGCGCAGAGCATGCAGTCCAGCAGCAGCAGAGTTGGCGAAATCAAGGAGGAGGATTATATGAGTTTCTTGGACCCTGGTCAATCGCAGTCGTCCCAAGGTGGTGCAAACATGTCTGGAATGGCCGATGGGACATCCGCTATCAATATCATCAGTTTCCTCAACGGTGAAGGGGCTGGATCCGG TCTAAAGGACATTCTAGATGGTAGTTTGTTAGAATCGACCCGCGATTCCGCCCTAGAACACACTGGTCAGCAACATTCACAAGAATCGTTTCATTCGGAATCGTGA